In the Bacillus shivajii genome, one interval contains:
- the hemW gene encoding radical SAM family heme chaperone HemW gives MPKALYVHVPFCEQICHYCDFNKFFLKNQPIDDYLECCKNEMKNTLEKFPQEINISSIYVGGGTPTSLSTKQLYTLLEDIRTNFSIDDQCEWTVEVNPGSVSREKLQMMKEVGVNRLSIGVQTFDEDLLKTIGRDHRPEDIPNTIRLCREVGFENISIDLMFGLPGQTIDQLKHSIKQLIQLKVEHVSAYSLKVEPKTVFYQRWQRGNLHLPGEDREADMYRVLQEELTNAGFEQYEISNFAKPGTQSTHNLTYWENEEYYGIGAGAHSYVQKVRRINHGPLPKYMNSMKDIGFPYLEEHEVSMEERMEEEMFMGLRKLTGVSRTSFYEKYDITMDHIFGDVIDGLKEKGLLQEKGDRVCLTKKGLLLGNEVFEKFLLATD, from the coding sequence GTGCCAAAAGCTTTATATGTACACGTTCCGTTTTGTGAACAAATATGTCATTACTGTGATTTTAATAAATTCTTTTTGAAAAACCAGCCAATTGATGATTACTTAGAATGCTGTAAAAATGAGATGAAGAATACGTTAGAAAAATTCCCCCAAGAGATAAACATTTCTTCTATTTATGTAGGAGGTGGCACCCCAACTTCCTTAAGTACGAAACAATTGTATACATTATTAGAAGATATAAGAACAAATTTTTCAATTGACGATCAATGTGAATGGACAGTAGAAGTGAATCCAGGTAGTGTTAGTCGTGAAAAGCTACAAATGATGAAAGAAGTAGGGGTAAACCGATTAAGTATTGGTGTACAAACATTTGATGAGGATCTACTAAAGACGATTGGTCGAGACCACCGACCAGAAGATATTCCAAACACGATACGTCTATGCAGGGAAGTAGGGTTTGAAAACATAAGTATTGACCTTATGTTCGGCCTCCCTGGGCAAACAATTGATCAACTCAAGCACTCAATTAAACAACTTATTCAATTAAAGGTTGAACACGTAAGTGCTTATTCGTTAAAAGTAGAACCTAAAACAGTTTTTTATCAACGATGGCAACGTGGGAATCTTCATTTGCCAGGTGAAGATAGAGAAGCAGATATGTATCGTGTACTACAAGAAGAGTTGACGAATGCCGGGTTTGAACAATATGAAATTAGTAACTTTGCAAAGCCAGGAACTCAAAGTACGCATAATTTAACGTATTGGGAAAATGAGGAATACTACGGAATTGGAGCAGGTGCTCACAGCTATGTACAAAAAGTTAGGAGAATAAACCACGGTCCATTACCCAAATATATGAACAGCATGAAAGACATAGGATTTCCTTATCTTGAAGAACATGAAGTTAGTATGGAAGAACGAATGGAAGAAGAAATGTTTATGGGGCTACGAAAACTTACAGGTGTTAGTCGTACCTCATTTTATGAAAAATATGATATAACCATGGACCATATATTTGGAGACGTCATCGATGGTTTGAAAGAAAAAGGCCTACTTCAAGAAAAAGGTGATAGAGTTTGTCTGACAAAAAAGGGGTTATTATTAGGTAACGAAGTATTTGAAAAGTTCTTATTAGCGACAGACTAG